The following are encoded in a window of Manihot esculenta cultivar AM560-2 chromosome 8, M.esculenta_v8, whole genome shotgun sequence genomic DNA:
- the LOC110620235 gene encoding LOW QUALITY PROTEIN: uncharacterized protein LOC110620235 (The sequence of the model RefSeq protein was modified relative to this genomic sequence to represent the inferred CDS: deleted 1 base in 1 codon; substituted 1 base at 1 genomic stop codon) produces MXASLKLFCLVGLNLLVSIAGGVDGAGECGKSSPDNEALKLAPCAEAAQNENAAVSDGCCLQVKRIGQNTSCVCAVMLSNTAKGSGIKPEIAITIPKRCNIASRPVGYKCGAYMLP; encoded by the exons ATGTAGGCTTCACTGAAGTTATTCTGCCTTGTGGGGTTGAATTTACTTGTGAGCATTGCTGGTGGGGTTGATGGAGCAGGCGAATGTGGAAAATCTTCTCCTGACAATGAAGCACTTAAGCTAGCTCCTTGTGCAGAGGCAGCACAAAATGAGAATGCTGCTGTGTCGGATGGTTGCTGTCTTCAGGTGAAGAGAATTGGCCAGAACACAAGCTGTGTTTGTGCTGTTATGCTTTCAAACACTGCCAAAGGA TCTGGAATCAAGCCTGAAATCGCCATTACCATCCCCAAGCGATGCAACATTGCTAGCCGCCCTGTGGGCTACAAGTGTGGAG CTTACATGCTTCCATGA